From Domibacillus sp. DTU_2020_1001157_1_SI_ALB_TIR_016, a single genomic window includes:
- a CDS encoding YitT family protein gives MKHGIKSKNVFFILVGSAIFSFGLVHFNMQNNLAEGGFTGITLLLYNLFEIDPSYSNILLNIPIFLIGWKLLGRVSFYYTLIGTFSVSFFLSIFQNWQFHIPLRDDLFLAALFAGVFIGAGLGITFRYGGTTGGVDIIARLVHKYWQVSMGKTMFLFDAVVITASFLTYINYREAMYTLVAVFVAARVIDFMQEGAYAARGAMIISSAHEEIADEINKRMERGVTILKGYGSFTKQERDVLYCVVGRNEIVRLKNIIHAVDPHAFVSVTVVHDVFGEGFTLDENKQPIER, from the coding sequence ATGAAACACGGCATTAAATCCAAAAATGTATTTTTTATTTTGGTTGGCTCAGCTATTTTTTCATTTGGGCTTGTCCATTTTAACATGCAGAACAATTTAGCGGAGGGCGGTTTTACGGGCATTACCCTGCTATTATACAATTTATTTGAAATTGATCCTTCCTACTCGAATATACTTCTTAACATTCCCATTTTTTTGATTGGGTGGAAACTGCTCGGCCGTGTCTCTTTTTATTATACGCTGATTGGCACCTTCAGCGTTTCCTTCTTTTTATCGATCTTTCAAAACTGGCAATTTCACATTCCACTTCGGGATGACCTGTTTCTTGCCGCGCTGTTTGCAGGGGTTTTTATCGGCGCGGGCCTTGGGATTACGTTTCGGTACGGAGGCACAACAGGAGGCGTCGATATTATTGCGCGGCTTGTACATAAATATTGGCAGGTAAGCATGGGCAAAACCATGTTTTTATTTGATGCAGTCGTGATCACGGCTTCTTTTTTAACATACATCAATTACCGGGAAGCGATGTACACGCTCGTTGCCGTTTTTGTTGCAGCACGCGTCATTGACTTTATGCAGGAAGGAGCATACGCGGCACGCGGCGCGATGATTATCTCTTCTGCTCATGAAGAAATTGCGGACGAAATTAACAAACGAATGGAGCGCGGAGTGACGATTTTAAAAGGATATGGCTCTTTCACAAAGCAGGAACGCGATGTTTTATACTGCGTGGTGGGCCGAAATGAAATCGTCCGGCTGAAGAATATTATTCATGCGGTGGATCCGCACGCATTTGTTTCGGTGACAGTTGTGCATGATGTATTCGGAGAAGGCTTTACTCTTGATGAAAACAAACAGCCGATTGAACGTTAA
- the panD gene encoding aspartate 1-decarboxylase — translation MYRTMMNGKIHRATVTEANLNYVGSITIDEDLLDAAGMLPNEKVQIVNNNNGARLETYIIPGKRGSGVVCLNGAAARLVQPGDTVIIISYVLVAEEKVKEHKPKVLIMDADNRIADMLHQEPASTIM, via the coding sequence ATGTACCGCACAATGATGAACGGAAAAATCCACCGTGCAACGGTGACCGAGGCCAATTTAAACTATGTCGGCAGTATTACGATCGATGAGGATCTGCTTGATGCAGCAGGCATGCTGCCGAATGAGAAAGTGCAGATTGTCAACAACAATAACGGTGCACGTCTGGAAACATATATTATTCCAGGTAAGCGCGGCAGCGGCGTCGTTTGTTTAAACGGTGCAGCGGCGCGTCTTGTTCAGCCCGGTGATACCGTTATTATTATTTCTTATGTGCTAGTAGCGGAAGAAAAAGTAAAAGAGCACAAACCAAAAGTGCTGATTATGGACGCTGACAACCGGATTGCCGACATGCTTCATCAAGAACCAGCTTCCACCATTATGTAA
- a CDS encoding biotin--[acetyl-CoA-carboxylase] ligase produces the protein MQSSVKHKLLEVFSKADGEFVSGQALADHIGCSRTAVWKHIESLRQEGFELEAVRNKGYRITGKPDKVSENELLIGLQTDQLGKQIVFKETVESTQKEAHKIAEESEEGTLVIAEEQTSGRGRMTRAWHSPKGTGIWMSLILKPNLPPVKAPQFTLIAAVAVAEAIQDVTGLTPEIKWPNDLLMNGKKITGILTELQADADRIRSIIIGIGMNVNQQAFPAELEDIATSLAIEKGETISRAKLVQAILKNMEIYYKEYVENGFASIKQKWESFAVSIGRHITARTVNGSIRGKAIGITEEGVLKLQDEEGIIHSIYSADIEIER, from the coding sequence ATGCAATCTTCTGTAAAGCATAAGCTGCTCGAGGTGTTTTCAAAAGCAGACGGTGAGTTTGTATCCGGCCAGGCATTGGCAGATCACATTGGCTGTTCGCGAACCGCCGTCTGGAAGCATATTGAATCACTGCGGCAGGAAGGCTTTGAGCTTGAAGCAGTACGAAACAAAGGCTACCGTATTACAGGGAAGCCTGATAAAGTAAGTGAAAATGAATTGTTAATCGGTCTTCAAACGGACCAGCTCGGTAAACAAATTGTTTTTAAAGAAACAGTAGAATCTACGCAGAAAGAAGCACATAAAATCGCGGAAGAATCAGAGGAAGGAACGCTGGTCATTGCGGAAGAGCAAACATCAGGGCGCGGCCGCATGACCAGAGCGTGGCATTCTCCTAAGGGTACAGGAATTTGGATGAGCCTTATTTTAAAGCCAAACCTTCCGCCTGTGAAAGCGCCGCAGTTTACGTTGATTGCGGCTGTGGCCGTTGCTGAAGCCATTCAGGATGTAACCGGGCTGACGCCGGAAATCAAGTGGCCCAATGATCTTTTGATGAACGGGAAAAAAATAACCGGTATTTTAACAGAACTTCAAGCGGATGCTGACCGTATCCGTTCCATTATTATTGGGATTGGCATGAATGTAAACCAGCAGGCATTTCCGGCTGAGCTTGAAGACATTGCTACTTCACTCGCCATTGAAAAAGGAGAAACCATCTCCCGCGCTAAGCTTGTACAGGCTATCCTTAAAAATATGGAAATCTACTATAAAGAGTATGTGGAAAATGGGTTTGCCTCGATCAAACAAAAATGGGAATCGTTTGCCGTTTCGATTGGCCGTCATATTACGGCCCGAACCGTGAATGGCTCGATTCGAGGGAAGGCAATTGGGATTACAGAAGAAGGCGTATTAAAGCTGCAGGATGAAGAAGGCATCATTCACTCGATCTACTCAGCGGACATTGAAATTGAACGGTAG
- a CDS encoding menaquinol-cytochrome c reductase cytochrome b/c subunit, which produces MHRGKGMKFVGDSRVPAERKPNIPKDYSEYPGKTEAFWPNFLLKEWMVGSVFLIGYLCLTIAHPSPLERVADPTDTGYLPLPDWYFLFLYQLLKYSYASGPYNVIGAFIIPGLAFGGLMLAPFIDRGPKRRPIDRPFATGFMLLSLAAVIFLTWEAVNAVDWKAREAQGAIVEEAAIDTNSDGFKIYQENGCINCHGDTLSGGSAAPSLVGTGLTAEEVADIAKNGKGSMPPGMYKGNEEDLKKLSEFISTLEAK; this is translated from the coding sequence ATGCATCGTGGAAAAGGAATGAAGTTTGTCGGAGACTCGCGGGTTCCTGCTGAACGAAAACCGAATATTCCGAAAGATTATTCAGAATATCCAGGCAAAACCGAGGCTTTCTGGCCGAACTTCCTTTTGAAAGAGTGGATGGTCGGTTCGGTGTTTTTAATAGGCTATTTATGCTTGACCATCGCTCACCCATCACCGCTTGAGCGTGTTGCAGATCCGACAGATACCGGCTACCTGCCGCTGCCAGACTGGTACTTCTTGTTTTTATACCAGCTTTTAAAATACTCGTACGCATCCGGACCTTATAACGTTATTGGTGCTTTTATTATTCCAGGTCTTGCCTTTGGCGGGCTTATGCTGGCACCGTTTATTGACCGCGGTCCAAAGCGCCGGCCCATTGATCGCCCGTTTGCAACTGGCTTTATGCTTCTCTCTCTCGCTGCGGTCATTTTCCTAACTTGGGAAGCTGTAAATGCAGTAGACTGGAAAGCAAGGGAAGCGCAGGGGGCGATTGTAGAAGAAGCCGCTATCGACACAAACTCTGATGGGTTTAAAATTTATCAGGAAAATGGCTGTATCAACTGTCACGGTGATACATTGTCAGGAGGATCGGCGGCACCGTCTCTTGTCGGCACCGGGCTAACGGCGGAAGAAGTCGCCGATATCGCGAAAAATGGGAAAGGTTCCATGCCGCCGGGAATGTATAAAGGAAATGAAGAAGACTTAAAGAAGCTGTCTGAATTTATTTCTACACTAGAAGCAAAATAA
- the dapB gene encoding 4-hydroxy-tetrahydrodipicolinate reductase: MSSIRVIIAGPRGRMGIEAVKMVMNTPEFELVAALDRKHAGETLEDIGFSGSKAPIYTDAKDCFSEHPADVLIDLTTPEFGYVHTKTALEHGIRPVVGTTGFTDEQLEELKELSSSKELGCIIAPNFAIGAVLMMKFSQMAAKYFSDVEIIELHHDKKLDAPSGTAVKTAHMISEVREPKRQGHPEEKETIPGARGAEMDGMHIHSVRLPGLIAHQQVLFGADGESLTIRHDSYNRASFMSGVKVCVETVMKTKTLVYGLENILD, translated from the coding sequence ATGAGCAGTATTCGTGTTATTATCGCGGGCCCGCGCGGCCGCATGGGAATAGAAGCAGTTAAAATGGTGATGAATACACCAGAGTTTGAATTGGTGGCGGCCCTGGACCGAAAACATGCCGGGGAAACACTAGAGGATATCGGGTTTTCCGGCTCGAAAGCACCGATTTATACAGACGCAAAAGACTGCTTCTCAGAGCATCCAGCCGATGTATTGATTGATTTAACAACACCTGAATTCGGCTATGTACATACAAAAACAGCACTTGAGCACGGTATTCGTCCAGTGGTAGGGACAACGGGCTTTACCGATGAACAGCTGGAGGAACTAAAAGAGCTTTCTTCATCAAAAGAGCTTGGATGCATTATTGCCCCTAACTTTGCCATTGGCGCCGTTCTGATGATGAAGTTTTCCCAGATGGCAGCAAAGTACTTTAGCGACGTAGAAATCATCGAGCTTCACCACGATAAAAAGCTGGATGCACCGTCTGGTACAGCCGTGAAAACAGCGCACATGATCAGCGAAGTGCGTGAACCGAAACGCCAGGGACATCCAGAAGAAAAAGAAACAATTCCAGGAGCACGCGGTGCCGAAATGGACGGCATGCATATTCATAGTGTACGCCTGCCGGGCTTAATTGCACATCAGCAGGTGCTGTTTGGTGCGGATGGCGAGTCCTTAACAATCCGTCATGACTCTTACAACCGGGCATCCTTTATGTCTGGCGTAAAAGTATGCGTGGAAACGGTCATGAAAACAAAAACATTGGTGTATGGTCTCGAAAATATCTTGGATTAA
- a CDS encoding nucleotide pyrophosphohydrolase: MDKSMRDMQKEVDGYIGQFKEGYFSPLAMMARLTEEMGELAREVNHYYGEKPKKTSEEEKTIEEELGDVLFVAICLANSLEIDLQTAHDRVMHKFQTRDKDRWTKIEEEK; encoded by the coding sequence ATGGATAAATCGATGCGTGATATGCAAAAAGAAGTAGACGGCTATATCGGCCAGTTTAAAGAGGGCTACTTCAGTCCGCTTGCGATGATGGCCCGCCTGACAGAAGAAATGGGCGAACTGGCCCGTGAAGTCAACCATTACTACGGAGAGAAGCCAAAGAAAACATCCGAAGAAGAAAAAACGATCGAGGAGGAACTCGGGGATGTTTTGTTTGTAGCCATCTGCCTGGCAAATTCGCTCGAGATTGATTTGCAGACCGCACACGACCGGGTCATGCACAAATTCCAGACAAGAGACAAAGACCGCTGGACCAAAATTGAGGAGGAAAAGTAA
- a CDS encoding sporulation protein YpjB → MDKVIAFIWSFLLIFVPVSGAEEMNPEKKEDLIHVTALTGGVIMAALIYTGRKKYKGMKEERKNEHNL, encoded by the coding sequence ATGGACAAAGTTATCGCATTTATCTGGAGTTTCCTTCTCATATTTGTACCAGTCAGCGGAGCAGAAGAAATGAATCCTGAGAAAAAAGAAGACCTGATTCACGTTACTGCGCTCACGGGCGGGGTTATCATGGCAGCGCTCATATACACAGGCAGAAAAAAGTACAAAGGTATGAAAGAAGAAAGGAAAAACGAGCATAATCTTTGA
- the panB gene encoding 3-methyl-2-oxobutanoate hydroxymethyltransferase, whose protein sequence is MKRTADFIKMKAGQEKIAMITAYDYPSAKQAEAGGSDIILVGDSLGMTVLGYESTVYVTTEDMVHHTKAVKRGARNTFVVTDMPFMTYHVNKEQTLNTARAIMQDGGADAVKLEGAGEVVERVRELTAAGVPVCAHLGLTPQSVGVLGGYKVQGKTAEAAQQLLADAKAMEQAGAFMLVLECVPHQVAQSVAQALHIPVIGIGAGVETDGQVLVYHDITRYGVDRTAKFVKSYADFDQAGIQAVSSYVADVKAGVFPAKEHTFTMKEEELDRLYGGVH, encoded by the coding sequence GTGAAGCGAACAGCAGATTTTATTAAGATGAAAGCCGGTCAGGAAAAAATCGCGATGATTACAGCGTATGACTACCCGTCAGCCAAGCAGGCGGAAGCAGGCGGTTCAGACATTATTTTAGTCGGTGATTCTCTCGGCATGACCGTGCTTGGGTATGAATCCACGGTTTACGTGACAACTGAAGATATGGTTCATCATACAAAAGCTGTTAAGCGGGGCGCCCGCAATACATTTGTCGTAACAGATATGCCGTTTATGACTTACCACGTAAACAAAGAACAAACGTTAAATACAGCCCGTGCCATTATGCAGGACGGAGGCGCCGATGCCGTTAAACTTGAAGGGGCCGGCGAAGTGGTGGAGCGCGTCCGTGAATTAACGGCAGCCGGGGTGCCGGTATGTGCACATCTAGGGCTTACACCGCAGTCCGTCGGTGTACTCGGCGGCTATAAGGTACAGGGGAAAACAGCTGAAGCTGCGCAACAGCTGTTAGCCGATGCAAAGGCGATGGAGCAGGCCGGAGCGTTTATGCTGGTGCTTGAATGTGTACCGCATCAAGTAGCGCAGTCGGTTGCACAAGCGCTTCACATTCCGGTTATTGGTATTGGAGCGGGTGTGGAAACAGACGGGCAAGTGCTTGTGTATCATGACATCACGCGTTATGGAGTGGACCGGACAGCTAAGTTTGTGAAAAGTTATGCGGATTTTGACCAAGCCGGCATACAAGCTGTTTCTTCTTACGTAGCAGATGTGAAAGCAGGCGTATTTCCAGCCAAAGAGCATACCTTTACGATGAAGGAAGAAGAGCTGGATCGTTTGTACGGAGGCGTCCATTGA
- the panC gene encoding pantoate--beta-alanine ligase — protein MKIVRTISGLKKEIRAAQSAGQSIGFVPTMGFLHEGHLTLARQARSQNDVVVMSIFVNPLQFGPNEDFERYPRDEERDTLLAGEVGVDLLFLPSVEEMYPEEPAVTLTVHKRTNALCGLSREGHFDGVATVVMKLFHLTEADRAYFGKKDAQQLAVIHGLVDALNVPIEIIGVDTVREPDGLAKSSRNVYLLPEEREKAPAIYKALRLIKQSVEAGETDIASLKQKARYVLEEETGAVIDYLEILSYPALEQVEQVNETIIAAAAVQYKQARLIDNVILPVKGSAPCTAQ, from the coding sequence ATGAAAATTGTCCGTACGATCTCCGGTTTAAAAAAAGAAATACGGGCGGCTCAATCGGCCGGACAGTCCATTGGTTTTGTGCCTACGATGGGTTTTTTGCATGAAGGCCATCTGACGCTTGCCCGACAGGCACGCAGCCAAAATGACGTTGTGGTGATGTCTATTTTTGTCAACCCGCTTCAATTTGGGCCAAATGAAGATTTTGAGCGATATCCCCGTGATGAAGAACGGGATACACTGCTTGCAGGGGAAGTGGGCGTAGACCTTTTGTTTCTGCCGTCAGTAGAAGAAATGTATCCGGAAGAGCCGGCTGTGACGCTGACCGTTCATAAACGGACGAATGCGCTGTGCGGTCTTTCACGAGAAGGCCATTTTGACGGAGTGGCAACGGTAGTCATGAAGCTGTTCCATTTAACCGAAGCAGACCGTGCTTATTTTGGGAAAAAAGATGCCCAGCAGCTTGCTGTGATTCATGGCTTAGTGGATGCGCTGAACGTACCAATCGAAATTATTGGTGTGGATACTGTGAGAGAGCCGGACGGCCTCGCAAAAAGTTCACGGAATGTATACCTGCTTCCGGAAGAACGGGAAAAAGCGCCAGCCATCTATAAAGCGCTTCGGCTGATCAAGCAGTCCGTTGAAGCAGGAGAAACCGATATCGCTTCCTTAAAGCAAAAAGCGCGTTACGTACTGGAAGAAGAGACAGGAGCAGTGATCGATTACCTTGAGATTTTATCTTATCCTGCCCTTGAGCAGGTTGAGCAAGTAAACGAAACAATCATTGCAGCCGCAGCTGTGCAGTACAAGCAGGCGCGTTTAATTGATAATGTGATTTTACCAGTGAAAGGAAGTGCGCCATGTACCGCACAATGA
- a CDS encoding CCA tRNA nucleotidyltransferase codes for MIDHPFFRQALPVIARLEEAGFEAFFVGGAVRDLFLGRPVHDVDIATSAVPTEVKAVFKNTVDVGIDHGTILVLHNGIGFEVTTFRTESDYTDFRRPDQVRFVRSLYEDLKRRDFTMNAMAMNKNGEWIDPFGGKEDIQRRVIRTVGRAGERFSEDALRMMRAARFVSQLSFHLDDDTKEAMTEHAPLLGHIAVERKLNEMDKLFSGCDKRQAVAVLIETGLYQFLPGLDRQKPALTRLAGLPIEGLTVDQVWTAAAYLCAEEDPVPFLTQWRLPQKRIKSIGRSVRTLIQFLAKGVTDWQLFQGGLQSSVDAAAAGYALTGGKELDGGSAASRFESLPIKSRHDLAITGNDLIQWASKPRGPWIKEVLERTERAVIARDVPNERTEIERWLHACNLL; via the coding sequence ATGATTGACCATCCTTTTTTTCGCCAGGCGCTGCCGGTTATTGCACGCCTGGAAGAAGCGGGCTTCGAAGCATTTTTTGTCGGCGGAGCGGTCCGGGACCTTTTTCTGGGCCGTCCTGTTCATGATGTCGATATTGCCACATCAGCAGTGCCGACTGAAGTAAAAGCAGTGTTTAAGAATACGGTCGATGTCGGTATTGATCATGGGACAATCCTCGTTTTGCATAACGGTATTGGATTCGAAGTGACCACCTTTCGGACTGAATCCGACTACACTGATTTCAGGAGGCCGGATCAGGTTCGGTTTGTCCGCTCCCTGTATGAAGATTTAAAACGCCGTGATTTTACGATGAATGCAATGGCGATGAATAAAAATGGCGAATGGATTGACCCCTTTGGCGGAAAAGAAGATATCCAAAGGAGAGTAATCCGGACTGTAGGCCGTGCAGGCGAACGTTTTTCAGAGGATGCCCTCCGAATGATGCGTGCTGCCCGGTTCGTAAGTCAGTTGTCTTTTCATTTGGATGACGATACGAAGGAAGCGATGACCGAGCATGCGCCGCTGCTCGGTCACATCGCCGTTGAGCGGAAGCTGAACGAAATGGATAAACTGTTTAGCGGGTGCGATAAGCGCCAGGCGGTGGCTGTATTAATTGAAACAGGACTTTATCAATTTTTGCCGGGGCTGGATAGACAAAAGCCCGCGCTTACCCGATTGGCAGGTCTTCCGATTGAAGGGCTGACAGTGGATCAGGTTTGGACAGCGGCAGCTTACTTGTGTGCGGAGGAAGATCCGGTTCCATTTTTAACACAATGGCGGCTTCCGCAAAAAAGAATTAAAAGCATCGGCCGAAGTGTTCGAACGTTAATTCAGTTTTTAGCGAAAGGCGTTACCGATTGGCAGCTTTTTCAAGGCGGGCTCCAGTCATCTGTTGACGCAGCGGCTGCAGGGTACGCGCTGACCGGTGGAAAAGAGCTGGATGGCGGCAGTGCAGCCAGCCGTTTTGAATCGCTTCCGATAAAAAGCCGTCACGATCTCGCCATTACAGGAAATGATTTGATCCAATGGGCGTCCAAGCCAAGGGGTCCATGGATAAAAGAAGTGCTTGAACGAACGGAGCGGGCTGTTATTGCACGCGACGTTCCAAACGAGCGAACGGAAATTGAAAGGTGGCTGCATGCATGCAATCTTCTGTAA
- a CDS encoding zinc metallopeptidase yields the protein MIWIIYFILLILLPLWAQFKVKSTYNKYSKVAVSTGITGAEAARRILDDNGLQHVKVVESRGFLSDHYNPITKTVNLSPNNFHGHSIAGAAVAAHEVGHAIQDKVGYAFLRFRHALVPIANFSSNMSWIFIMIGIFASATNMLLLGIILMAAGVLFQVITLPVEFNASNRAMDQIVASGIIRNNEEREARKVLNAAAMTYVAAAAVAVLELLRLVLMYTGMAQNDD from the coding sequence ATGATTTGGATCATTTATTTTATCCTGTTGATTTTGCTGCCGCTCTGGGCGCAATTTAAGGTGAAAAGCACGTATAATAAGTATTCAAAAGTAGCCGTTTCAACAGGAATTACTGGTGCAGAAGCAGCACGCCGCATCTTGGACGATAATGGTCTGCAGCATGTAAAAGTAGTGGAATCACGCGGGTTTTTAAGTGACCATTACAATCCAATTACAAAAACAGTGAACCTGTCACCGAATAACTTTCACGGTCATTCTATTGCTGGAGCGGCTGTCGCGGCTCATGAGGTGGGACACGCTATTCAGGACAAAGTCGGCTATGCGTTTCTTCGCTTCCGCCACGCGCTTGTTCCAATTGCGAATTTCAGCTCAAATATGTCATGGATTTTCATTATGATTGGCATTTTTGCCAGCGCTACAAATATGCTCCTGCTCGGGATTATTTTAATGGCTGCTGGTGTCCTATTTCAAGTTATCACACTGCCGGTAGAGTTTAATGCATCAAACCGGGCCATGGACCAAATTGTTGCTTCTGGCATTATCCGCAACAATGAGGAACGCGAAGCACGCAAAGTGTTAAATGCGGCTGCCATGACTTATGTAGCAGCGGCTGCTGTAGCCGTTCTAGAGCTGCTTCGCCTCGTACTAATGTACACGGGAATGGCTCAAAACGACGATTAA
- a CDS encoding DUF1405 domain-containing protein, with protein MYMLFFLLSNRSFMWVLFIINLLGTIYGYIWYMPQLEQTDPVFLPFVPDSPTASLFFTIALFGLLIGRNWGLMQALAVMTLFKYGIWAVVMNGLTLFVTGDLSWLGWMLVASHLGMAVQGLLYAPFFRVQPIHLIVAAVWTVHNEMIDYVFMQYPVYSQLDLYIQEIGYFTFWLSLLSIFITWWVCVRSKRLMW; from the coding sequence ATATATATGCTGTTTTTTCTTTTATCAAACCGCTCGTTTATGTGGGTGCTTTTTATCATTAATTTACTTGGAACAATTTACGGATACATATGGTACATGCCTCAGTTAGAGCAGACAGATCCTGTTTTTCTTCCGTTCGTGCCTGACAGTCCGACTGCGAGCTTGTTTTTTACCATCGCTTTATTTGGCCTTTTGATTGGCCGGAACTGGGGGCTTATGCAGGCGCTCGCTGTTATGACCTTATTTAAATACGGAATATGGGCCGTTGTGATGAATGGGCTGACGCTCTTTGTTACAGGAGATCTCTCCTGGCTTGGCTGGATGCTGGTCGCCTCACATTTGGGCATGGCTGTCCAGGGACTGCTTTATGCACCATTTTTTCGGGTCCAGCCGATTCACCTGATTGTGGCTGCGGTCTGGACTGTGCATAACGAAATGATTGATTATGTTTTTATGCAGTATCCTGTGTATTCACAGCTTGATTTATACATTCAAGAAATTGGTTATTTTACATTTTGGCTCAGCCTGCTCTCTATTTTCATCACATGGTGGGTGTGTGTACGTTCAAAGCGATTAATGTGGTGA
- a CDS encoding methylglyoxal synthase, with product MNIALIAHDKKKDDLIEFVDLHKEVFGAHTLFATGTTGTRVMEKTGLDVHRFQSGPLGGDQEIGARIARGEMDFVFFFRDPLTAQPHEPDVTALVRLCDVYSVPLATNLGTARVLIDGIIEEQSE from the coding sequence ATGAATATTGCACTGATTGCACATGATAAGAAAAAAGACGATTTGATCGAATTTGTAGACCTTCATAAAGAAGTGTTTGGTGCCCACACGCTTTTTGCAACAGGCACTACCGGCACGCGCGTAATGGAAAAAACAGGACTTGATGTGCACCGGTTTCAATCCGGGCCGCTTGGAGGCGACCAGGAAATCGGCGCCCGTATCGCACGGGGAGAAATGGATTTTGTTTTTTTCTTCCGCGATCCGCTTACGGCGCAGCCGCATGAGCCGGACGTGACCGCGCTTGTCCGTCTTTGTGATGTATATTCTGTTCCGCTTGCAACAAACCTTGGAACAGCACGCGTATTGATTGATGGTATTATTGAAGAACAGAGTGAATGA
- the bshA gene encoding N-acetyl-alpha-D-glucosaminyl L-malate synthase BshA: MGLNIGITCYPSVGGSGVVATELGKLLAEQGHTIHFITSAVPFRLDRVYPNIFFHQVEVNQYSVFQYPPYDIALASKMAEVIEREKLDILHVHYAIPHAVCAILGKQMAKSNVKIVTTLHGTDITVLGTDSALAPAIKFGIEQSDAVTAVSHSLVKQTKEMIAPDKHIETVYNFIDERVYRPVETARHLRKEFGIKDDEKVVIHVSNFRAVKRVTDVIKVFANIAEQMPAKLLLVGDGPEMTVVCRLAESLGLEGQVLYLGKQNNLAELYTISDVKLLLSEKESFGLVALEAMACGVPCIGTNAGGIPEVIEDGENGFVRPIGDVEAISEAAIELLTNEALYERMKQRSMETVQEQFHSSDIVKQYERIYYSLLEEAIYD, encoded by the coding sequence ATGGGATTAAACATTGGTATTACATGCTATCCATCTGTGGGCGGGTCAGGCGTCGTGGCAACGGAGCTTGGCAAGCTTCTGGCTGAGCAGGGGCATACCATTCATTTTATTACATCGGCTGTTCCGTTTCGGCTTGATCGGGTATACCCAAATATCTTTTTTCATCAAGTGGAAGTCAATCAATATTCGGTTTTTCAGTACCCGCCTTATGATATTGCCCTCGCAAGCAAAATGGCTGAGGTGATTGAGCGTGAAAAGCTTGATATTTTACACGTTCATTATGCCATCCCGCACGCAGTCTGCGCTATTCTAGGCAAGCAGATGGCCAAGTCGAACGTAAAAATCGTGACCACGCTGCATGGAACAGATATTACGGTGCTTGGCACAGATTCGGCACTGGCACCAGCCATTAAATTCGGTATTGAACAATCGGATGCGGTCACAGCTGTTTCTCACTCGCTTGTAAAGCAGACAAAAGAGATGATCGCGCCGGATAAGCATATTGAAACCGTGTACAACTTTATTGATGAGCGTGTATACCGCCCTGTTGAGACGGCCCGCCATTTAAGAAAAGAGTTTGGCATCAAAGATGATGAAAAAGTGGTGATTCACGTATCGAATTTCCGCGCCGTCAAACGAGTCACAGATGTAATAAAAGTATTTGCCAACATTGCTGAGCAAATGCCCGCAAAGCTTCTTCTTGTTGGAGATGGGCCGGAGATGACGGTTGTCTGCCGGCTGGCCGAATCACTTGGACTTGAAGGACAAGTGCTTTATCTTGGAAAGCAAAACAATTTAGCGGAATTATACACAATCAGCGATGTAAAGCTTCTTCTGTCAGAGAAAGAAAGCTTTGGACTCGTCGCTCTTGAGGCGATGGCATGCGGCGTGCCGTGTATCGGAACGAATGCAGGCGGCATTCCAGAAGTGATTGAGGACGGTGAAAACGGCTTTGTCCGTCCCATTGGTGACGTCGAAGCGATCAGCGAGGCTGCGATCGAATTGCTGACAAATGAAGCCTTATATGAACGGATGAAGCAGCGGTCAATGGAGACCGTTCAGGAGCAGTTTCATTCATCTGATATTGTAAAGCAATATGAACGTATTTATTACAGCTTGCTGGAGGAAGCCATTTATGATTGA